The nucleotide sequence AATAAGGAAAATTTCCTATTGCGTACATAGTAGTTTACATTATTTCGGGATGATTGCATCTTGATGTAGAGTGAGGCTTCTAGGATGCGAAGTAATCATGTTTATAGCACCACTTTTTGGCGACCGTGACAGAACGCAAGATGTCTTCTATACATGCACTCACCAGTTACGTATTCCTCGTCACCGTATATGCTGCGTCCGGAGTGGGCGAACGGGACGGTACGTAGTAGCCACGTCAACTGCGAGAAGAATCGTCACTGGCGGAGACCTATGATCTTGTATGCGTCATAACAATATGGCCGAAATTGTCAAGCGCATGCGCCAGGGTCAAAATACAGATCCTACTAAACTTTGTTCAAAGACTATACAGTTGACATTGATATAGATAAAGCTCGAAAGGATAGTATAAAAATGcagcaatattaattatcaaatacattaatatcgtataaaaagtatatacgATGAAATAAGAAATTACTCCTTCGGATTTTTGAATACGGTTTAGATCGAAGATAATGTAAAATGCCGTCAGACAAACCTCAAATCTATCTTTAGTGAAATTAGGCtgtttgtcaattgtcaaatagTGGGCAGtgggtaaaaaaaataataactattatgtttatttggatatgtaaatagtttatatttatgagaCAAGTGTtcttaaaaagaatataacgAGTATCGTCGTAAGAGAATAGtggtgtttatattatatgtttactttagatttatcttttttgaaaCAAGGAATGATTTAATCACTTGTACTGCATGAAAAGGATTAGGTAAAAACTAAGTTTCAATAACATGAAATAAACCAAACAGACTGAATCAATAATGATGAATTTTTATACTACCTAATAAGGAAATTCCTATGTGTATGTTCTAAAGATTACGggtgatttaataataatgaattcaaTCGCGATCGAGACCAATAATCAAGAGGGATCTAAATTGTATAAGTGCCGAGAATATCCTTACAAAGTGTCGGCAAACCTACATTACTTTAGAAAAGATGGAAGGTTCTGTGACATAGAATTAATTTCTGGGAAGACAAAAGTCAaggtaagtttaatattttttccaaagaatgattaattaattattagaaggttattaaaactaaatgtaaatatataagattttacttctgttttatattactCATACATCAGTCCAGTTATGTTCAAAACTATGgtcaaatatgtttttgtatactaatatgtaactttattataataacatttatttagttaatatttctatatgttttttaaatatttgctgtAGTTTGCTtacaatcaaaacaaaaaggtaaaataagatttaaatgtaAGTCCATTTCTTATCCTTTGCAAAGTTTGAATATTATTGTGCAAACACTCCTTTACAGGCCCATAGAGTAGTTTTAGCTGCTAGCTGTGAATATTTTGATGCTATGTTCAATGTTGGACTTGAAGAAACTCAAAAGGGTCGTGTATTATTACACAGTGTACCATCTGTTATTCTTcctttaataattgattttatatacacaGGTATGAAACTTACTTGTAGTATGTTTTTCTGAAATTCTTGCATACAATGTTAATAACTGTTATTGCAGGTGAAATAACAATTGATAAAGCAACAGTACAAAACTTATTGATAGCTGCTGATATGCTACAGTTAAGAGAACTAGTTTATGGCTGTggtgaatttttaaaaagggaACTTCATCCATCAAATGCACTTGGTATATTTAGGTAAatgcattaataatataaatatacaaatggtTCCTATCTATTTTGTTAagcactttatttttaattaggagGCTCCAgcaattactaaaaaaaatttagagatatataatatatagagatGCCAGCTAAATCTTTTTGGACACATTGTAGATTTGCAGAAACACATAACTGTAAAGAGTTAGCAGAAGAAGCCTTAACCCACGCGCAAGCACACTGGAATTTGGTAGCAAATGGTGACGAATTATTAGAATTACCATTGCAGCAACTTATAACACTGTTATCATCTGAACAACTTAAAGTTGATAATGAAGCACAGGTATTTCtagtaatttatacattattatatttaattcttgggatattaattattccacTTGTAACATATTGATATGGCTTAAAAGAACTTTGCATCTACTAAGTCCCTAcagtgtatataaatttgtgtCTAATACTTAAGGTAACAAAGatacgtattttaaaatttgttcagTAATTTTTGATGGTAAGGATTATcaggtttaaatattttttaaatgtattgctttttatttagttagaaatgaaatattgATGACTAGTGTTCATTGGGGCTCAACcacatttatgaaataaatatttttaatttaggttCTATATCCAGCTTTAAAGTGGTTAGAGCATGACCCAGCAACTAGAAGACGTCATTGTTTTGAAGTTCTAAGTCATGTACGGTTACCATTAATTTCACCACAAGTGTTGGATAGCGCTATAAAAACTGTTCACGACCCGTCCATAGCTGTTGCCTTAAAAACTGTTCGCGTGGATATGGTAAGTgtcatatgaaatatatagaccatatttaattatatatttatgttaaaatatgtaaacaacCAAGGATGCCTtcaaatgtaacaaaaaatatatacggcCCCAAGGTGTGAGGTGCAAATAGGTTAGGCTATAAAAAACTATGCCATGTCTTATAAGTGTTGTATGTTATTAATTGCAcagaaaaataagtaattttaatttattatagaaatcaGGGCGCGGAGCCCTAGTATCACTATCAGCAGAACCCCGTGCCCGCGCTAGGCGTGTCCTTGTTATAGTAGGCGGGTCATGTCATGACAGCGTACCTCATCCAGCTGTTACAACAGacaatattcttttttctGCTTTAAAATTTGATCTGCATAAACggttagtaaaaataattgacttttataacttttttggtaaaaaattaaaatattaagaggcTTAAGGCAACATTCCAATGATATAATTTCGATAGGGAATGGGAGGAGCTTGCGCCAATGGGTATAGCTCGCATACAGCCAGGTGTTGCCACATTAGGTGGTCGAGTTTACGCTGTCGGCGGTGAACAGGGAAGTCAAATTTTGGCTAATGGAGAAGTTTATGATCCACAGGTATGATGTATGTTTATGGTTATATTATGTTCGACTTAAGAAGATTACAACACGGCTTAGAGTATTAAGCCAGAAAGGAGACGCCATCACTCGAACgatgctaattaatttttctgcCAAAACATCGGCGGGGGACGAGGCACTCACACAGACAAAATTTTACTACAGAAACAAATTGCACAATGTttgtacacacgcacacaaacCTAATTTGCTTACACAAGAGTAACCGCAACgcacacatttaaagaaatcgtATCTTTACACGTTACATGTACAGCACACATACGCAACAATCCCGAGATAATTAGAGCTACCACCATgtcgataaaatttattcattcaatcATTTAGTTGttacgttttaaatattttaacgttttacgttacgtacttaaatatttattacaaagagGTTAAAAAGTACAACAGGGGGTTTC is from Pieris rapae chromosome 7, ilPieRapa1.1, whole genome shotgun sequence and encodes:
- the LOC110992744 gene encoding actin-binding protein IPP isoform X2, with product MSSIHALTSYVFLVTVYAASGVGERDGTKDGRFCDIELISGKTKVKAHRVVLAASCEYFDAMFNVGLEETQKGRVLLHSVPSVILPLIIDFIYTGEITIDKATVQNLLIAADMLQLRELVYGCGEFLKRELHPSNALGIFRFAETHNCKELAEEALTHAQAHWNLVANGDELLELPLQQLITLLSSEQLKVDNEAQVLYPALKWLEHDPATRRRHCFEVLSHVRLPLISPQVLDSAIKTVHDPSIAVALKTVRVDMKSGRGALVSLSAEPRARARRVLVIVGGSCHDSVPHPAVTTDNILFSALKFDLHKREWEELAPMGIARIQPGVATLGGRVYAVGGEQGSQILANGEVYDPQLDKWSDIAPMKEARCEFGLTAWKSNLYAFGGWVGSDMGSSVEFYDPVSDEWTLVEDMPEPRFGMGVVTFEGLIYVVGGCTHTWRHTQDLLCYHPLLRKWQALKSMRHARSQAAAVVLDNYLYVIGGIGPRRTVLASVERYSFDDDRWEEVGSLKEARACCVAGAAEGVLVVAGGDTETEHRAFYQERTTLSSVEIYDPVENTWRSAPPLPHSRTEAGAALL
- the LOC110992744 gene encoding actin-binding protein IPP isoform X1 produces the protein MNSIAIETNNQEGSKLYKCREYPYKVSANLHYFRKDGRFCDIELISGKTKVKAHRVVLAASCEYFDAMFNVGLEETQKGRVLLHSVPSVILPLIIDFIYTGEITIDKATVQNLLIAADMLQLRELVYGCGEFLKRELHPSNALGIFRFAETHNCKELAEEALTHAQAHWNLVANGDELLELPLQQLITLLSSEQLKVDNEAQVLYPALKWLEHDPATRRRHCFEVLSHVRLPLISPQVLDSAIKTVHDPSIAVALKTVRVDMKSGRGALVSLSAEPRARARRVLVIVGGSCHDSVPHPAVTTDNILFSALKFDLHKREWEELAPMGIARIQPGVATLGGRVYAVGGEQGSQILANGEVYDPQLDKWSDIAPMKEARCEFGLTAWKSNLYAFGGWVGSDMGSSVEFYDPVSDEWTLVEDMPEPRFGMGVVTFEGLIYVVGGCTHTWRHTQDLLCYHPLLRKWQALKSMRHARSQAAAVVLDNYLYVIGGIGPRRTVLASVERYSFDDDRWEEVGSLKEARACCVAGAAEGVLVVAGGDTETEHRAFYQERTTLSSVEIYDPVENTWRSAPPLPHSRTEAGAALL